From the Nitrospirota bacterium genome, the window GGGGACAGACTGTATTTGAGGCAGACAGCCCGACATTCATGGGCGGTGGAGGCAATCTTCCAGGTCCCATGCATTACTGCTTCTATGGCCTTGCATCATGTTATACAGCAACCTTTGCCACGATGGCATCCATGCTCGGCATCGAGCTAAAGAAGCTCACAACAAGGGTCGAGGCAGATGTAAACTTCAGCAGGGTATTCGGACTTGGTGATGCCCCTGTTATGGAAGAGGTACGTGTAACACTCAATGTTGTCAGCGATGCACCGGAGGAAAAGATAAAAGAGGCAGAGGAGATGGCAATACAGCGGTGTCCGGTTGTATTTACATTGAAGAATCCTGTTAAACTGACACCGTTTATTAAGATAACTCGTGAATAATGAGTAAGGAAATCCGGTATGGTGGATATGAATTTAGAAGAATCGTAAGGAATGAACAGTCCCTGTCACCAAATGCCTTTCCCGATATAATTCTGACAGCAAAACAGATCCTCGGATTATAAGAAACCCTGTTTATCACCGGCTAATCTGCACTTGTTTAAGATTATATAATATGCTA encodes:
- a CDS encoding OsmC family protein codes for the protein MAKKNNVDLEKVMAYGEAVKGDPSKARKTQVIEGEWNVNDDKAQFRSSIKFEGGQTVFEADSPTFMGGGGNLPGPMHYCFYGLASCYTATFATMASMLGIELKKLTTRVEADVNFSRVFGLGDAPVMEEVRVTLNVVSDAPEEKIKEAEEMAIQRCPVVFTLKNPVKLTPFIKITRE